A region of Nocardioides alkalitolerans DNA encodes the following proteins:
- a CDS encoding ATP-binding protein, with amino-acid sequence MTAARGATESRGADWSELDLPHGPEAGPQARHALRTAFEEAMTEAMDAWDGPRDDQGLPSDCPMGMDAAQGLLQDILIVAGELVLNAVDHGRPGMLGTVRLSWRCVDDRVYLRVLDAGYDPEFADGPPGLGAPESIRGRGLFMVDAICEEWSVETDPITETTLVTACLGVG; translated from the coding sequence GTGACCGCGGCCCGGGGTGCCACCGAGTCCCGCGGGGCCGACTGGTCCGAGCTCGACCTGCCCCACGGACCGGAGGCCGGACCGCAGGCGCGGCACGCGCTGCGGACTGCGTTCGAGGAGGCGATGACCGAGGCGATGGACGCCTGGGACGGGCCCCGGGACGACCAGGGGCTGCCGTCCGACTGCCCGATGGGCATGGACGCCGCCCAGGGCCTCCTCCAGGACATCCTCATCGTCGCCGGCGAGCTCGTGCTCAACGCCGTCGACCACGGCCGCCCGGGCATGCTCGGCACCGTGCGCCTGTCGTGGCGGTGCGTGGACGACCGGGTGTATTTGCGGGTCCTCGACGCCGGCTACGACCCCGAGTTCGCCGACGGCCCGCCCGGACTGGGCGCGCCCGAGTCCATCCGCGGCCGCGGTCTGTTCATGGTCGACGCGATCTGCGAGGAGTGGTCGGTGGAGACCGACCCGATCACCGAGACCACGCTCGTCACGGCCTGCCTCGGCGTGGGCTGA
- a CDS encoding NTP transferase domain-containing protein, with amino-acid sequence MAPLPGPDVLPEVDGLLLAAGAGRRMGRPKALVDDWLPRSLGALREGGCARLTVVLGAAADDVRPLVPADATVVVADDWADGMGASLRAGLAGLPDHSPGVLVHLVDLPDVGAAVVRRVLGAWVGPTTLARAAYGPPGAAEPGHPVLLGAAHVAGVRASAAGDRGARRYLADRDVRLVDCADLASGRDVDHR; translated from the coding sequence ATCGCTCCGCTCCCCGGTCCCGACGTCCTCCCCGAGGTCGACGGCCTCCTCCTCGCCGCCGGCGCCGGCCGTCGCATGGGACGTCCGAAGGCGCTCGTCGACGACTGGCTCCCGCGGTCGCTGGGTGCGCTCCGCGAGGGCGGGTGCGCGCGCCTGACGGTCGTCCTCGGCGCGGCGGCCGACGACGTCCGCCCCCTCGTCCCCGCCGACGCGACGGTCGTCGTGGCCGACGACTGGGCGGACGGCATGGGTGCCTCCCTGCGTGCCGGCCTGGCCGGGCTGCCCGACCACAGCCCGGGGGTGCTCGTCCACCTCGTCGACCTCCCCGACGTGGGCGCCGCCGTCGTACGGCGCGTGCTCGGCGCCTGGGTGGGCCCGACGACGCTCGCCCGCGCCGCCTACGGTCCACCGGGCGCGGCCGAGCCCGGCCACCCCGTCCTCCTCGGCGCGGCGCACGTCGCGGGCGTGCGGGCCTCGGCCGCGGGGGACCGGGGCGCGCGCCGCTACCTGGCGGACCGCGACGTACGCCTCGTCGACTGCGCCGACCTCGCCTCCGGGCGCGACGTCGACCACCGCTGA